From the genome of Pseudomonadota bacterium, one region includes:
- a CDS encoding AAA family ATPase, which translates to MIPNIIRQASAFTLSRPIETYARFLLAEIDIKEPLIGLKGARGSGKTTLMRQYARRSGLPAEKILYVSCDHPAMAGVNLYDLAQGFFQEGGKLLLLDEIHKLRGFAGHLKAIRDTFALQVFFSGSSAIRLDHESADLSRRVAMYRLPALSFREFLEIETASTFAVVTLADLVKNHLAFSMEIAARIRPIEYFLQYIKYGAYPFYLESIENYPAKLLEMINLTIESDLPALFNIEASKLDKLKKLLYMLCSTPPVELNKTKLSTAIGTSWPTVSKYLSLMAKASLLHQIRGAIGMRTVNKPDKLLLHNPNLFQVLCADPDIGSLRESFFVSQLSYKHQTHYHDRADFMVDDTLVFEVGGSGKTGRQIKGLDSAYIVRDDMEVGAPKEIPLWSFGFLY; encoded by the coding sequence ATGATCCCCAACATTATCCGCCAGGCCTCTGCCTTTACTCTGTCTCGTCCCATTGAAACCTACGCACGTTTCCTGCTCGCTGAAATTGATATCAAAGAGCCTCTTATCGGGCTTAAGGGGGCCAGAGGGTCCGGCAAAACGACCCTGATGCGACAATACGCACGTCGGTCGGGGTTGCCGGCGGAAAAGATCCTGTATGTTTCCTGTGATCACCCGGCCATGGCCGGGGTCAATCTGTATGATCTGGCGCAAGGTTTTTTTCAGGAAGGCGGCAAACTTCTCCTGTTGGATGAGATCCATAAACTAAGAGGGTTTGCCGGCCATCTGAAAGCGATTCGAGATACTTTTGCCCTGCAAGTTTTTTTTTCAGGTTCTTCAGCTATTCGCTTAGACCACGAATCAGCCGACCTTTCTCGCCGGGTCGCCATGTACCGGTTGCCCGCTCTCTCTTTCCGGGAGTTTCTGGAGATTGAGACGGCCTCCACCTTCGCCGTTGTTACATTGGCAGACCTGGTTAAAAATCACTTGGCGTTCTCAATGGAAATTGCGGCCAGGATTCGTCCGATAGAGTATTTTTTGCAATATATTAAATATGGCGCCTATCCCTTCTATCTTGAGTCGATCGAAAATTACCCGGCGAAACTGCTTGAGATGATAAATCTGACCATAGAATCAGATCTGCCCGCCCTCTTCAATATCGAAGCAAGCAAGCTGGATAAGTTGAAAAAACTTCTCTACATGCTGTGTTCAACCCCGCCGGTGGAGCTGAACAAGACGAAATTAAGTACGGCAATCGGGACTTCGTGGCCCACGGTTTCAAAATATTTATCCCTGATGGCCAAAGCTTCTCTGCTGCACCAGATTCGAGGGGCCATAGGAATGAGAACCGTCAATAAACCGGATAAGCTGTTACTTCATAACCCGAATCTCTTTCAGGTTCTATGCGCCGACCCCGATATCGGCAGTCTGCGAGAAAGTTTTTTTGTCTCGCAGTTGAGTTATAAACATCAAACCCACTACCATGACCGGGCGGATTTCATGGTTGACGATACTTTGGTTTTTGAGGTTGGAGGTTCCGGTAAAACCGGAAGACAGATAAAAGGTCTGGATTCCGCCTATATTGTGCGGGATGACATGGAGGTCGGAGCCCCCAAAGAGATCCCATTATGGAGTTTTGGTTTTTTGTATTAA
- a CDS encoding PIN domain-containing protein, with protein MKALFDTNTILDLLLDRKPFSDPASYLIASVERSEINGYICATTVTTIYYILSKQLDKNRTEKHINTILSLFEIAPVNRSVLESALAAKFSDFEDAVIHESALHAGVEYIITRDIKGFKKAGIPAFSPMEFLSMLEALD; from the coding sequence ATGAAAGCGCTCTTTGATACAAATACAATTCTCGACCTTCTTCTCGACAGAAAACCATTTTCGGATCCCGCATCATACCTTATAGCGTCAGTAGAGCGCTCTGAAATAAATGGTTATATCTGCGCCACCACCGTAACAACAATCTATTACATCCTGTCAAAACAACTGGACAAAAACCGCACAGAGAAACACATCAACACCATCCTGTCCCTCTTTGAAATAGCGCCGGTGAACCGATCAGTACTAGAAAGCGCCCTGGCAGCAAAATTCAGTGATTTCGAAGACGCAGTCATACATGAATCCGCTCTTCATGCCGGGGTCGAATACATAATAACAAGAGACATCAAGGGATTTAAAAAAGCCGGAATTCCAGCGTTCTCCCCGATGGAATTTTTAAGCATGCTTGAAGCTCTTGACTAA
- a CDS encoding antitoxin produces MNTKLTLRLDDHLIESVKEYSAKTEKSVSKIVSDFFEIIKNEKLKKDYTVSPAVKSLRGILDKSKFSATDYKDYLEKKYL; encoded by the coding sequence ATGAACACAAAACTTACATTACGCCTCGATGACCATCTCATAGAATCCGTGAAAGAATATTCTGCAAAAACAGAAAAATCGGTTTCTAAAATAGTCTCTGATTTTTTTGAAATCATCAAGAATGAGAAACTAAAGAAAGACTACACGGTCAGTCCGGCGGTAAAATCGTTAAGAGGTATCCTCGATAAATCGAAATTTTCTGCAACCGACTACAAAGATTATCTTGAAAAAAAATATCTATGA